A window of Argopecten irradians isolate NY chromosome 1, Ai_NY, whole genome shotgun sequence contains these coding sequences:
- the LOC138333225 gene encoding katanin p60 ATPase-containing subunit A-like 1 isoform X2 produces the protein MLVLSELLPLGKENIVQSKRSLDYAANIWKERSMSETGLHYRMSVSLSEVNECIKMGRENALLGNYDTSLVYYQGLQQQIQRLISTIKDPARKRKWMEARDQINQEYEQVKEINETLASFRSNNPRAFNANADQDYSSPFGDYARHEEPTRDPDVWPPPTPVEHRPSPNIRGGVRPGPRKAEPVRSRNQPAANKGAQSRDGRRAAPGYGNVDRGRDKPGEKGKDKKKPDDGEKKFDGMGYDKDLVEGLERDIVQKNPNIRWDQVADLVEAKKLLQEAVVLPLIIPDFFKGIRRPWRGVLMVGPPGTGKTMLAKAVATECETTFFNVSSATLSSKYHGESEKLVRLLFEMARFYAPSTIFIDEIDSICSKRGSDSEHEASRRVKAELLVQMDGVAGTGTEEGGEPKIVMVLAATNFPWDLDEALRRRLEKRIYIPLPTAEGREELLKINLREVELAKDVNLTSVAQDLDGYSGADITNVCRDAAMMSFRRRITGLTPEEVRNIPKEELQMPPTMEDFKEAIKKVNKSVSQADLEKYQNWMNEFGSV, from the exons ATGCTTGTTCTgtcagagttgcttcccttggGAAAAGAGAATATCGTCCAATCAAAACGCAGTCTTGACTATGCTGCCAATATTTGGAAAGAGAGATCCATGAGCGAAACAG GTTTACATTACAGGATGAGTGTAAGTCTATCAGAAGTGAATGAGTGTATAAAGATGGGGCGGGAGAATGCCCTGCTAGGGAACTATGATACGTCCCTGGTGTATTATCAGGGCCTCCAGCAGCAGATACAGCGTCTCATATCCACAATCAAAGATCCAGCCAGGAAAAGGAAGTGGATGGAG GCTAGAGACCAGATCAATCAGGAATATGAACAAGTCAAAGAAATTAATGAGACACTTGCAAGTTTTCGATCAAATAACCCAAGAGCCTTCAATGCGAATGCTGACCAAGATTATAGCAGTCCTTTTGGAGATTACGCTCGACATGAAGAACCTACTCGTGATCCTGATGTTTGGCCGCCTCCAACACCTGTAGAACACAG ACCTTCCCCTAATATACGAGGGGGGGTAAGACCTGGGCCAAGAAAAGCTGAACCTGTGAGAAGTCGGAACCAACCAGCTGCAAACAAGGGGGCACAAAGCAGAGATGGAAGGAGAGCTGCACCAGGATATGGTAATGTGGATCGGGGCAGAGATAAGCCAGGAGAAAAAGGAAAAGACAAGAAAAAA CCTGACGATGGGGAAAAGAAATTTGATGGGATGGGGTATGATAAAGATTTAGTTGAAGGATTGGAGCGAGACATTGTACAGAAGAATCCAAACATCCGATG GGATCAGGTGGCAGATTTGGTTGAAGCCAAGAAACTTCTACAGGAAGCTGTTGTATTACCTCTCATCATTCCAGACTTCTTCAAGGGTATCCGACGACCTTGGAGG GGAGTGCTGATGGTTGGTCCGCCCGGAACAGGCAAGACCATGCTAGCTAAGGCAGTGGCCACAGAATGTGAGACTACTTTCTTTAATGTCTCATCTGCTACTCTCTCCTCCAAGTACCACGGAGAAAGTGAAAAATTAGTCCGTCTTCTTTTTGAAATG gcACGCTTTTATGCACCAAGTACAATATTTATAGATGAAATAGATTCTATTTGCTCCAAACGTGGGTCAGATTCGGAACATGAGGCCAGTCGGAGAGTTAAAGCAGAATTACTAGTTCAAATGGATG GTGTGGCGGGTACAGGGACAGAGGAAGGAGGAGAACCCAAGATTGTTATGGTGCTGGCTGCCACTAACTTTCCCTGGGATCTAGACGAGGCATTGAGAAGGAGGTTGGAAAAGAGAATCTACATACCCCTACCCACAG CTGAAGGTCGTGAGGAGTTGTTAAAGATCAACCTAAGAGAAGTAGAGCTTGCCAAGGATGTAAATCTGACATCTGTTGCACAAGACTTGGATGGTTACTCAGGAGCTGACATTACAAATGTGTGCAG GGATGCTGCGATGATGTCATTCAGACGAAGAATCACAGGTCTCACTCCAGAGGAAGTGCGTAACATTCCCAAGGAAGAACTACAGATGCCGCCCACCATGGAGGACTTCAAGGAGGCGATAAAGAAAGTCAACAAGAGCGTGTCACAAGCTGATCTAGAAAAGTATCAAAACTGGATGAATGAATTTGGCTCCGTCTGA
- the LOC138333225 gene encoding katanin p60 ATPase-containing subunit A-like 1 isoform X1, with protein MLVLSELLPLGKENIVQSKRSLDYAANIWKERSMSETGLHYRMSVSLSEVNECIKMGRENALLGNYDTSLVYYQGLQQQIQRLISTIKDPARKRKWMEARDQINQEYEQVKEINETLASFRSNNPRAFNANADQDYSSPFGDYARHEEPTRDPDVWPPPTPVEHRPSPNIRGGVRPGPRKAEPVRSRNQPAANKGAQSRDGRRAAPGYGNVDRGRDKPGEKGKDKKKPDDGEKKFDGMGYDKDLVEGLERDIVQKNPNIRWDQVADLVEAKKLLQEAVVLPLIIPDFFKGIRRPWRGVLMVGPPGTGKTMLAKAVATECGTTFFNVSSATLTSKYRGESEKLVKLLFEMARFYAPSTIFIDEIDSICSKRGSDSEHEASRRVKAELLVQMDGVAGTGTEEGGEPKIVMVLAATNFPWDLDEALRRRLEKRIYIPLPTAEGREELLKINLREVELAKDVNLTSVAQDLDGYSGADITNVCRDAAMMSFRRRITGLTPEEVRNIPKEELQMPPTMEDFKEAIKKVNKSVSQADLEKYQNWMNEFGSV; from the exons ATGCTTGTTCTgtcagagttgcttcccttggGAAAAGAGAATATCGTCCAATCAAAACGCAGTCTTGACTATGCTGCCAATATTTGGAAAGAGAGATCCATGAGCGAAACAG GTTTACATTACAGGATGAGTGTAAGTCTATCAGAAGTGAATGAGTGTATAAAGATGGGGCGGGAGAATGCCCTGCTAGGGAACTATGATACGTCCCTGGTGTATTATCAGGGCCTCCAGCAGCAGATACAGCGTCTCATATCCACAATCAAAGATCCAGCCAGGAAAAGGAAGTGGATGGAG GCTAGAGACCAGATCAATCAGGAATATGAACAAGTCAAAGAAATTAATGAGACACTTGCAAGTTTTCGATCAAATAACCCAAGAGCCTTCAATGCGAATGCTGACCAAGATTATAGCAGTCCTTTTGGAGATTACGCTCGACATGAAGAACCTACTCGTGATCCTGATGTTTGGCCGCCTCCAACACCTGTAGAACACAG ACCTTCCCCTAATATACGAGGGGGGGTAAGACCTGGGCCAAGAAAAGCTGAACCTGTGAGAAGTCGGAACCAACCAGCTGCAAACAAGGGGGCACAAAGCAGAGATGGAAGGAGAGCTGCACCAGGATATGGTAATGTGGATCGGGGCAGAGATAAGCCAGGAGAAAAAGGAAAAGACAAGAAAAAA CCTGACGATGGGGAAAAGAAATTTGATGGGATGGGGTATGATAAAGATTTAGTTGAAGGATTGGAGCGAGACATTGTACAGAAGAATCCAAACATCCGATG GGATCAGGTGGCAGATTTGGTTGAAGCCAAGAAACTTCTACAGGAAGCTGTTGTATTACCTCTCATCATTCCAGACTTCTTCAAGGGTATCCGACGACCTTGGAGG GGTGTATTAATGGTTGGTCCCCCGGGGACGGGCAAGACCATGCTGGCCAAGGCTGTTGCAACAGAGTGTGGCACCACATTCTTTAATGTGTCATCTGCCACCCTTACTTCAAAATACAGGGGCGAATCAGAGAAGTTAGTCAAGCTTCTCTTTGAGATG gcACGCTTTTATGCACCAAGTACAATATTTATAGATGAAATAGATTCTATTTGCTCCAAACGTGGGTCAGATTCGGAACATGAGGCCAGTCGGAGAGTTAAAGCAGAATTACTAGTTCAAATGGATG GTGTGGCGGGTACAGGGACAGAGGAAGGAGGAGAACCCAAGATTGTTATGGTGCTGGCTGCCACTAACTTTCCCTGGGATCTAGACGAGGCATTGAGAAGGAGGTTGGAAAAGAGAATCTACATACCCCTACCCACAG CTGAAGGTCGTGAGGAGTTGTTAAAGATCAACCTAAGAGAAGTAGAGCTTGCCAAGGATGTAAATCTGACATCTGTTGCACAAGACTTGGATGGTTACTCAGGAGCTGACATTACAAATGTGTGCAG GGATGCTGCGATGATGTCATTCAGACGAAGAATCACAGGTCTCACTCCAGAGGAAGTGCGTAACATTCCCAAGGAAGAACTACAGATGCCGCCCACCATGGAGGACTTCAAGGAGGCGATAAAGAAAGTCAACAAGAGCGTGTCACAAGCTGATCTAGAAAAGTATCAAAACTGGATGAATGAATTTGGCTCCGTCTGA
- the LOC138333225 gene encoding katanin p60 ATPase-containing subunit A-like 1 isoform X3, which translates to MSVSLSEVNECIKMGRENALLGNYDTSLVYYQGLQQQIQRLISTIKDPARKRKWMEARDQINQEYEQVKEINETLASFRSNNPRAFNANADQDYSSPFGDYARHEEPTRDPDVWPPPTPVEHRPSPNIRGGVRPGPRKAEPVRSRNQPAANKGAQSRDGRRAAPGYGNVDRGRDKPGEKGKDKKKPDDGEKKFDGMGYDKDLVEGLERDIVQKNPNIRWDQVADLVEAKKLLQEAVVLPLIIPDFFKGIRRPWRGVLMVGPPGTGKTMLAKAVATECGTTFFNVSSATLTSKYRGESEKLVKLLFEMARFYAPSTIFIDEIDSICSKRGSDSEHEASRRVKAELLVQMDGVAGTGTEEGGEPKIVMVLAATNFPWDLDEALRRRLEKRIYIPLPTAEGREELLKINLREVELAKDVNLTSVAQDLDGYSGADITNVCRDAAMMSFRRRITGLTPEEVRNIPKEELQMPPTMEDFKEAIKKVNKSVSQADLEKYQNWMNEFGSV; encoded by the exons ATGAGTGTAAGTCTATCAGAAGTGAATGAGTGTATAAAGATGGGGCGGGAGAATGCCCTGCTAGGGAACTATGATACGTCCCTGGTGTATTATCAGGGCCTCCAGCAGCAGATACAGCGTCTCATATCCACAATCAAAGATCCAGCCAGGAAAAGGAAGTGGATGGAG GCTAGAGACCAGATCAATCAGGAATATGAACAAGTCAAAGAAATTAATGAGACACTTGCAAGTTTTCGATCAAATAACCCAAGAGCCTTCAATGCGAATGCTGACCAAGATTATAGCAGTCCTTTTGGAGATTACGCTCGACATGAAGAACCTACTCGTGATCCTGATGTTTGGCCGCCTCCAACACCTGTAGAACACAG ACCTTCCCCTAATATACGAGGGGGGGTAAGACCTGGGCCAAGAAAAGCTGAACCTGTGAGAAGTCGGAACCAACCAGCTGCAAACAAGGGGGCACAAAGCAGAGATGGAAGGAGAGCTGCACCAGGATATGGTAATGTGGATCGGGGCAGAGATAAGCCAGGAGAAAAAGGAAAAGACAAGAAAAAA CCTGACGATGGGGAAAAGAAATTTGATGGGATGGGGTATGATAAAGATTTAGTTGAAGGATTGGAGCGAGACATTGTACAGAAGAATCCAAACATCCGATG GGATCAGGTGGCAGATTTGGTTGAAGCCAAGAAACTTCTACAGGAAGCTGTTGTATTACCTCTCATCATTCCAGACTTCTTCAAGGGTATCCGACGACCTTGGAGG GGTGTATTAATGGTTGGTCCCCCGGGGACGGGCAAGACCATGCTGGCCAAGGCTGTTGCAACAGAGTGTGGCACCACATTCTTTAATGTGTCATCTGCCACCCTTACTTCAAAATACAGGGGCGAATCAGAGAAGTTAGTCAAGCTTCTCTTTGAGATG gcACGCTTTTATGCACCAAGTACAATATTTATAGATGAAATAGATTCTATTTGCTCCAAACGTGGGTCAGATTCGGAACATGAGGCCAGTCGGAGAGTTAAAGCAGAATTACTAGTTCAAATGGATG GTGTGGCGGGTACAGGGACAGAGGAAGGAGGAGAACCCAAGATTGTTATGGTGCTGGCTGCCACTAACTTTCCCTGGGATCTAGACGAGGCATTGAGAAGGAGGTTGGAAAAGAGAATCTACATACCCCTACCCACAG CTGAAGGTCGTGAGGAGTTGTTAAAGATCAACCTAAGAGAAGTAGAGCTTGCCAAGGATGTAAATCTGACATCTGTTGCACAAGACTTGGATGGTTACTCAGGAGCTGACATTACAAATGTGTGCAG GGATGCTGCGATGATGTCATTCAGACGAAGAATCACAGGTCTCACTCCAGAGGAAGTGCGTAACATTCCCAAGGAAGAACTACAGATGCCGCCCACCATGGAGGACTTCAAGGAGGCGATAAAGAAAGTCAACAAGAGCGTGTCACAAGCTGATCTAGAAAAGTATCAAAACTGGATGAATGAATTTGGCTCCGTCTGA